The Silene latifolia isolate original U9 population unplaced genomic scaffold, ASM4854445v1 scaffold_154, whole genome shotgun sequence genome has a window encoding:
- the LOC141637877 gene encoding ABC transporter C family member 4-like → MAKMVGKEDENVLKKPLLESSNVSGFAKASFFSKSLFLWMNPLLSKGYKNPLSANDVPSLSPNHEPVIMSDLFESNWPSKQENCKNPVRTTLLRCFWKEVALTAFLAVVRISAMYVGPLLIQKFIDFTSGIRTSPYEGYYLVSVLVIAKTVEVMASHQFNFHSSKLGMMIRGSLITNLYKKGLRLTCSSRQAHGVGPIVNYMAVDAQQLSEMMNNLHAIWLMPLQVFVALALLYKYLGLAVIISFLGILAVMVFALLCNKGYNRFQFNMMRTRDARMKATNEMLNYMRVIKFQAWEEHFNQRIQSIRESEYGWLSKFLYALTVNIVVMWSTPILISVLTFGAAILLLFPLDAGTVFTATTVFKMLQEPIRTFPQSMISISQALISLRRLDDFMTSRELVEESVERVEECDADGAVLVKDGSFCWEDEGGMEILKDINLDIKKGQLAAVVGTVGSGKSSLLASILGEMHKVKGKVRVCGSTAYVAQTSWIQNATIQENILFGLSMNQEKYKEVVRVCCLEKDLEMMEFGDKTEIGERGINLSGGQKQRIQLARAVYQDSDIYLLDDVFSAVDAHTGSDIFKECIRGALKDKTIVLVTHQVNFLHNVDQILVMRDGMIVQSGKYSSLAEAGTDFNALVAAHETSMELVELGNKGGHLNEEPPKASVNHEKQNGEVRSMTKSNSIKGESSLIKAEEREIGKVSVRVYKDYCTEAFGWWGVIAVVLFSLLWQSSIMAGDYWLAYETSSGQATSFDSSFFISIYSAIAALSVVLVILRSFFIACFGLKTCQLFFSRLLHRILHAPMAFFDTTPSGRILSRASGDQLNIDFFVPLFLNLATAMYATLLSIIIITCQYAWPTAFLFLPLGWLNLWYRRYYLATSRELTRLDGITKAPVIYHFSETISGFMTIRCFRTQQRFIQENVKRVSTNLRMDFHNSGSNEWLGFRLEMLGSLVLCASSLFMVLLPSSIIKPENVGLSLSYGLSLNAVMFSAVSFSCIVENKMVSVERIKQFSEIPSEAAWTNENELPPPNWPTHGNVDLQDLEVRYRPNTSLVLKGITVSIKGGEKIGVVGRTGSGKSTLIQVLFRLVEPSNGKIVIDNIDVSNLGLHDLRSRFGIIPQEPVLFEGTVRSNIDPTDQYSDDQIWKSLERCQLKDVVASKPEKLDAPVVDDGDNWSVGQRQLLCLGRVMLKKSRLLFMDEATASVDSQTDAVIQRIIREDFAACTIISIAHRIPTVMDCDRVLVIDAGKAKEFDSPARLLERPSLFGALVQEYADRSSGL, encoded by the exons ATGGCAAAAATGGTGGGAAAAGAAGATGAAAATGTATTGAAAAAACCACTTTTAGAGAGTTCAAATGTAAGTGGATTTGCAAAAGCTTCATTTTTTTCAAAATCATTGTTTTTATGGATGAATCCATTGTTAAGCAAAGGTTACAAAAACCCACTTAGTGCTAATGATGTTCCATCATTATCACCAAATCATGAACCTGTTATAATGTCTGATCTTTTTGAATCAAATTGGCCTAGTAAACAAGAAAACTGTAAAAACCCTGTTAGAACTACACTTTTGAGGTGTTTTTGGAAGGAAGTTGCACTTACTGCATTTCTTGCAGTTGTTAGGATTAGTGCTATGTATGTTGGACCCCTTTTGATTCAGAAGTTTATCGATTTTACGTCGGGAATTAGAACATCTCCTTATGAGGGGTATTATTTGGTGTCAGTTTTGGTTATTGCTAAAACAGTAGAAGTAATGGCCTCTCATCAGTTTAATTTCCATTCTTCGAAACTCGGTATGATGATTCGAGGCAGTCTGATTACTAACTTGTATAAGAAAGGGCTTAGGCTTACATGCTCGTCTAGACAGGCTCATGGTGTAGGACCCATTGTGAATTACATGGCTGTTGATGCACAGCAACTGTCTGAGATGATGAATAATTTACATGCTATTTGGTTAATGCCCTTACAAGTTTTTGTAGCATTAGCTCTCCTGTACAAGTATCTTGGGTTAGCTGTGATTATCTCCTTTTTGGGGATACTCGCGGTGATGGTGTTCGCTTTGTTGTGTAACAAGGGTTATAACCGGTTTCAGTTCAATATGATGAGGACTAGGGATGCTAGAATGAAAGCTACCAATGAAATGCTTAATTACATGAGAGTTATAAAGTTTCAGGCTTGGGAAGAGCATTTTAACCAGAGGATTCAGTCAATTAGAGAGTCTGAGTATGGTTGGTTGTCTAAGTTCTTGTACGCGCTCACGGTCAATATTGTGGTTATGTGGTCAACACCGATACTGATCTCAGTTCTCACATTTGGCGCGGCTATTCTTCTGCTGTTCCCACTTGACGCAGGAACAGTATTCACGGCTACCACAGTTTTCAAGATGTTGCAGGAGCCTATCAGGACATTTCCTCAGTCTATGATTTCAATTTCTCAGGCTTTGATATCATTGAGAAGGTTGGATGATTTCATGACGAGTAGGGAACTCGTTGAGGAATCAGTCGAGCGTGTTGAGGAGTGTGATGCTGACGGGGCAGTCCTGGTTAAAGATGGATCTTTTTGCTGGGAGGATGAGGGTGGTATGGAGATATTGAAGGATATCAATTTAGATATTAAGAAAGGTCAGCTAGCTGCTGTTGTTGGTACCGTTGGATCAGGGAAATCgtctttgcttgcttcaattcTCGGAGAGATGCACAAAGTTAAAGGGAAG GTCCGAGTGTGCGGAAGTACAGCTTATGTAGCACAAACATCATGGATTCAGAATGCAACCATTCAAGAGAATATCCTCTTTGGCTTAAGTATGAACCAGGAGAAGTACAAGGAAGTTGTGAGGGTTTGCTGCTTGGAGAAGGATCTGGAAATGATGGAGTTTGGAGATAAGACCGAGATTGGTGAACGTGGGATCAATCTCAGTGGCGGCCAAAAGCAACGGATACAACTTGCTAGAGCTGTTTATCAGGACTCTGATATTTATCTGCTTGATGATGTCTTCAGTGCTGTAGATGCTCATACTGGCTCTGACATATTTAAG GAATGCATTAGAGGAGCTCTGAAGGATAAAACTATTGTACTTGTCACCCACCAAGTAAACTTTTTGCATAATGTTGATCAGATCTTG GTCATGCGAGATGGTATGATCGTGCAATCAGGCAAGTACAGCAGTCTTGCAGAAGCAGGGACGGACTTTAATGCCCTCGTGGCTGCCCATGAGACTTCCATGGAACTTGTTGAATTAGGAAATAAAGGGGGTCATCTTAACGAAGAACCTCCCAAAGCATCCGTAAATCATGAAAAACAAAATGGTGAAGTTCGCTCTATGACAAAATCCAACTCAATAAAGGGAGAATCTAGTCTCATCAAAGCAGAAGAAAGGGAAATTGGAAAAGTCAGTGTTCGAGTTTACAAGGACTATTGCACAGAGGCTTTTGGATGGTGGGGTGTCATTGCTGTAGTGTTATTCTCTTTGTTGTGGCAATCATCAATAATGGCCGGTGACTATTGGCTAGCGTACGAAACTTCAAGTGGGCAAGCTACATCGTTTGACTCTTCCTTCTTTATTAGTATATATTCTGCCATTGCTGCACTTTCTGTTGTATTGGTCATCCTTAGGTCTTTTTTCATTGCTTGTTTTGGACTCAAGACGTGCCAGCTTTTCTTCTCTCGGCTTCTTCATAGAATTCTACATGCACCCATGGCTTTCTTTGATACAACACCTTCAGGAAGAATTCTAAGTCGG GCGTCTGGTGATCAGCTGAACATCGACTTCTTTGTGCCTTTGTTTTTGAACCTTGCGACTGCCATGTATGCTACATTGCTTAGCATCATCATTATCACTTGTCAGTACGCTTGGCCAACAGCTTTCCTCTTTCTTCCACTTGGCTGGCTAAATTTATGGTACAGG AGATATTATCTTGCAACATCGCGTGAACTAACACGCCTTGATGGAATCACCAAAGCACCTGTTATATATCACTTCTCAGAAACTATCTCTGGCTTCATGACAATCCGCTGTTTCAGAACGCAGCAAAGATTTATCCAGGAAAATGTGAAGCGGGTGAGTACAAACCTGCGAATGGATTTTCACAACAGTGGATCAAATGAATGGTTAGGTTTCCGTCTGGAAATGTTAGGGAGCTTGGTCTTATGTGCATCATCTCTATTCATGGTTCTGCTGCCAAGTAGTATCATCAAACCAG AGAATGTTGGTTTGTCACTATCCTATGGGCTATCCCTAAACGCTGTGATGTTCTCTGCTGTATCGTTTAGCTGTATAGTAGAAAACAAAATGGTTTCAGTTGAGAGGATAAAGCAGTTCAGTGAAATCCCGTCAGAAGctgcatggactaatgaaaacgAACTTCCTCCACCAAATTGGCCTACACATGGAAATGTTGACCTCCAAGATTTGGAG GTCAGGTATAGACCTAATACTTCTCTTGTATTAAAGGGGATAACGGTAAGCATAAAAGGTGGAGAAAAGATTGGTGTTGTTGGACGAACAGGAAGTGGGAAATCCACTCTCATTCAAGTATTGTTCAG GCTAGTAGAACCCTCTAACGGGAAAATTGTCATTGACAACATTGATGTATCAAACCTTGGACTGCATGATTTAAGGTCCAGATTCGGGATCATTCCACAAGAGCCTGTTCTTTTTGAAGGGACAGTGAGGAGCAATATTGACCCTACTGATCAGTACTCTGACGATCAGATCTGGAAG AGTCTTGAACGCTGCCAGCTGAAAGATGTGGTTGCTTCCAAACCTGAAAAACTCGATGCTCCGG TGGTTGATGATGGAGATAATTGGAGTGTAGGGCAGAGACAGCTTCTGTGCCTAGGCCGAGTAATGCTGAAGAAGAGCCGACTTTTGTTTATGGACGAGGCTACTGCTTCTGTAGACTCACAGACTGATGCTGTAATTCAAAGGATTATCAGAGAAGATTTTGCTGCTTGTACAATCATCAGCATTGCTCACAGAATACCTACAGTCATGGATTGTGATCGAGTTCTTGTAATAGACGCAG GGAAAGCAAAAGAATTCGATTCACCAGCTCGATTGCTAGAGAGGCCGTCGCTCTTTGGTGCATTGGTACAGGAGTATGCAGATCGCTCGTCTGGACTTTAA